In Vigna radiata var. radiata cultivar VC1973A chromosome 3, Vradiata_ver6, whole genome shotgun sequence, the following proteins share a genomic window:
- the LOC106757052 gene encoding cation/H(+) antiporter 15-like isoform X1: protein MIDPGTEDQYLKRRVTTGCYDVDISNANDIWRSETVLFFYLPTLAAQVAFMLLSTRFLYYILKPLNQPRLVSEILMGILISPELFGSSALSEVLTPLKSILTTETISYVGLIYTVFLAGLDMNIDTILRGRKKATSIAIAGVLIPMLCGGIIYALALKMYKGPPEYWANYDTPKAYMFWTLILSVTGFPMVSHILADLKLLYTGLGRVTLTTAMISDFYNWVMFAMLVPFAINGGSAIYAVVSTIVYVLFCFVVIRPYLVEIIVRKTNQNEWNNNELLIVVMGAYASAAVTDLLGTHPVVGALVYGIMIPRGKFTHLLIEKSEDFGVVYLAPLFFGSCGIRLRAIYVIKTQGLGLVLFILLLSILPKILSTVIATQFYGMPVLDGVSIGLLMNTKGILPILMLNSAWDKQILSVESFSILTIAVLVMTMMVPLIINAIYKPRKLYKQNKLKTLQNLKAEAELRILACVHNPRQATGMINILEACHSTKLPPLRVFALQLVELTGHTASLFVSHANQHNQQQSGGEQALTKAQQDLESITNIFQTYAAINENSKVETIAAASSYSTIHEDIYNLSQEKQANLILLPYHKQSNIEGILETANTAFQEINRNVMRDAPCTVGIFVDRGLASLFKVNLRVVMVFIGGPDDREALAVAWRMSKHQGVQLSVVRILMFGEAAEIDVISHVENHGLLSVVVDSEKQRELDDEYVSAFRLQAVSNEDSIKYSEKEVRSRDDIPEVLHEVDQIGYDLYILGEGGGRNCLILTELMKWTDCPELGVIGDIVASNNFGSSSSLLIIQQYGFGGMVFENGNTTQKPNEVVPSNIEDGPVFVEVEWHQ, encoded by the exons ATGATTGATCCAGGAACCGAAGATCAATACTTAAAACGACGCGTTACTACAGGATGTTACGACGTAGATATTTCAAATGCCAACGACATATGGAGAAGTGAAACCGTCCTGTTCTTTTACCTTCCTACCTTGGCTGCCCAAGTTGCTTTCATGTTGTTATCCACTCGTTTTTTGTACTACATCCTCAAACCCTTAAACCAACCACGTCTTGTTTCTGAGATTTTG ATGGGTATTCTGATAAGTCCAGAACTATTTGGATCATCAGCTTTATCTGAGGTTCTCACCCCTTTGAAGTCAATCCTAACAACTGAAACAATATCATACGTGGGACTCATTTACACTGTCTTCCTGGCTGGTTTGGACATGAATATTGACACAATCCTACGAGGAAGAAAGAAGGCCACAAGCATTGCCATTGCTGGAGTTTTGATTCCAATGCTGTGTGGGGGTATCATATATGCTTTGGCTCTAAAAATGTACAAGGGACCTCCGGAGTATTGGGCAAATTACGACACGCCAAAGGCTTATATGTTTTGGACCTTAATTTTGAGTGTCACAGGTTTTCCTATGGTTAGTCACATTCTTGCAGATCTCAAGCTCCTCTACACGGGACTTGGCAGAGTGACCTTAACAACAGCCATGATCAGTGACTTCTATAATTGGGTCATGTTTGCAATGTTAGTTCCATTTGCCATAAACGGTGGAAGTGCCATCTACGCCGTGGTGAGCACTATAGTTTATGTGCTTTTCTGCTTCGTTGTTATTCGTCCTTATTTGGTGGAGATAATAGTGCGCAAAACCAATCAGAATGAGTGGAACAATAATGAGTTGTTAATTGTGGTGATGGGAGCATATGCTTCTGCAGCGGTCACGGATCTGCTAGGGACACACCCTGTTGTTGGGGCTCTGGTTTATGGAATCATGATACCTCGTGGTAAATTTACCCACTTGCTCATAGAGAAGTCAGAGGATTTTGGAGTTGTTTATCTGGCTCCATTGTTCTTTGGTAGCTGTGGCATAAGGCTCAGAGCAATATATGTCATAAAAACTCAGGGTTTGGGCCTGGTGCTGTTCATTTTGCTCCTCTCAATCCTTCCGAAGATTTTAAGCACTGTAATAGCCACTCAGTTTTATGGTATGCCTGTTCTTGATGGTGTGTCTATTGGACTGCTAATGAACACCAAAGGCATCCTACCAATATTAATGCTCAACAGTGCCTGGGACAAACAG ATTTTGAGTGTGGAGTCCTTCTCAATTTTGACAATAGCTGTTCTAGTAATGACCATGATGGTGCCTCTTATCATCAATGCTATATACAAGCCAAGAAAGctatacaaacaaaataaacttaagACCCTACAAAACTTAAAGGCCGAAGCAGAGCTGCGTATATTAGCTTGTGTCCACAACCCTCGGCAAGCCACAGGAATGATCAACATCCTTGAAGCATGCCACTCAACAAAACTCCCCCCTCTACGTGTGTTTGCACTTCAGCTTGTTGAACTAACTGGACACACCGCTTCCCTTTTTGTTTCCCATGCCAATCAGCACAACCAACAGCAAAGCGGTGGTGAACAAGCCCTCACCAAAGCACAGCAAGACTTGGAGAGCatcacaaatatttttcaaacatacGCAGCAATAAATGAGAACAGTAAAGTGGAGACCATTGCAGCTGCATCCTCCTATTCAACCATTCACGAGGACATATACAACTTGTCACAGGAGAAACAAGCCAACCTGATTCTCCTTCCTTACCACAAGCAATCAAACATAGAGGGCATTCTAGAGACAGCCAACACTGCATTCCAAGAAATAAACCGCAATGTGATGAGAGATGCACCATGCACTGTGGGAATCTTTGTTGACCGTGGACTTGCCTCATTGTTCAAAGTGAACTTGCGTGTGGTTATGGTTTTTATCGGTGGTCCTGATGATCGTGAAGCCTTGGCTGTTGCATGGAGGATGTCAAAGCATCAAGGGGTGCAACTTTCTGTGGTGAGGATCCTTATGTTTGGTGAAGCTGCTGAGATTGATGTTATATCACACGTTGAGAATCATGGACTATTATCTGTGGTAGTAGACAGTGAGAAGCAAAGGGAGTTGGATGATGAGTATGTGAGTGCATTCAGACTGCAAGCAGTGAGCAATGAGGATTCTATAAAGTATTCAGAAAAAGAAGTTCGAAGTCGTGATGATATTCCTGAGGTGCTCCATGAGGTTGACCAAATTGGTTATGATTTGTATATTTTAGGAGAAGGGGGAGGTAGGAACTGTTTGATATTGACGGAGTTGATGAAATGGACAGATTGTCCGGAACTTGGTGTCATAGGGGACATTGTGGCATCCAATAACTTTGGTTCAAGCTCTTCACTGCTTATTATACAGCAATATGGGTTTGGGGGAATGGTGTTTGAGAACGGTAATACCACACAGAAGCCTAATGAAGTAGTACCATCAAACATTGAAGATGGGCCAGTTTTTGTGGAGGTAGAATGGCATCAATAA
- the LOC106757052 gene encoding cation/H(+) antiporter 15-like isoform X2 has protein sequence MGILISPELFGSSALSEVLTPLKSILTTETISYVGLIYTVFLAGLDMNIDTILRGRKKATSIAIAGVLIPMLCGGIIYALALKMYKGPPEYWANYDTPKAYMFWTLILSVTGFPMVSHILADLKLLYTGLGRVTLTTAMISDFYNWVMFAMLVPFAINGGSAIYAVVSTIVYVLFCFVVIRPYLVEIIVRKTNQNEWNNNELLIVVMGAYASAAVTDLLGTHPVVGALVYGIMIPRGKFTHLLIEKSEDFGVVYLAPLFFGSCGIRLRAIYVIKTQGLGLVLFILLLSILPKILSTVIATQFYGMPVLDGVSIGLLMNTKGILPILMLNSAWDKQILSVESFSILTIAVLVMTMMVPLIINAIYKPRKLYKQNKLKTLQNLKAEAELRILACVHNPRQATGMINILEACHSTKLPPLRVFALQLVELTGHTASLFVSHANQHNQQQSGGEQALTKAQQDLESITNIFQTYAAINENSKVETIAAASSYSTIHEDIYNLSQEKQANLILLPYHKQSNIEGILETANTAFQEINRNVMRDAPCTVGIFVDRGLASLFKVNLRVVMVFIGGPDDREALAVAWRMSKHQGVQLSVVRILMFGEAAEIDVISHVENHGLLSVVVDSEKQRELDDEYVSAFRLQAVSNEDSIKYSEKEVRSRDDIPEVLHEVDQIGYDLYILGEGGGRNCLILTELMKWTDCPELGVIGDIVASNNFGSSSSLLIIQQYGFGGMVFENGNTTQKPNEVVPSNIEDGPVFVEVEWHQ, from the exons ATGGGTATTCTGATAAGTCCAGAACTATTTGGATCATCAGCTTTATCTGAGGTTCTCACCCCTTTGAAGTCAATCCTAACAACTGAAACAATATCATACGTGGGACTCATTTACACTGTCTTCCTGGCTGGTTTGGACATGAATATTGACACAATCCTACGAGGAAGAAAGAAGGCCACAAGCATTGCCATTGCTGGAGTTTTGATTCCAATGCTGTGTGGGGGTATCATATATGCTTTGGCTCTAAAAATGTACAAGGGACCTCCGGAGTATTGGGCAAATTACGACACGCCAAAGGCTTATATGTTTTGGACCTTAATTTTGAGTGTCACAGGTTTTCCTATGGTTAGTCACATTCTTGCAGATCTCAAGCTCCTCTACACGGGACTTGGCAGAGTGACCTTAACAACAGCCATGATCAGTGACTTCTATAATTGGGTCATGTTTGCAATGTTAGTTCCATTTGCCATAAACGGTGGAAGTGCCATCTACGCCGTGGTGAGCACTATAGTTTATGTGCTTTTCTGCTTCGTTGTTATTCGTCCTTATTTGGTGGAGATAATAGTGCGCAAAACCAATCAGAATGAGTGGAACAATAATGAGTTGTTAATTGTGGTGATGGGAGCATATGCTTCTGCAGCGGTCACGGATCTGCTAGGGACACACCCTGTTGTTGGGGCTCTGGTTTATGGAATCATGATACCTCGTGGTAAATTTACCCACTTGCTCATAGAGAAGTCAGAGGATTTTGGAGTTGTTTATCTGGCTCCATTGTTCTTTGGTAGCTGTGGCATAAGGCTCAGAGCAATATATGTCATAAAAACTCAGGGTTTGGGCCTGGTGCTGTTCATTTTGCTCCTCTCAATCCTTCCGAAGATTTTAAGCACTGTAATAGCCACTCAGTTTTATGGTATGCCTGTTCTTGATGGTGTGTCTATTGGACTGCTAATGAACACCAAAGGCATCCTACCAATATTAATGCTCAACAGTGCCTGGGACAAACAG ATTTTGAGTGTGGAGTCCTTCTCAATTTTGACAATAGCTGTTCTAGTAATGACCATGATGGTGCCTCTTATCATCAATGCTATATACAAGCCAAGAAAGctatacaaacaaaataaacttaagACCCTACAAAACTTAAAGGCCGAAGCAGAGCTGCGTATATTAGCTTGTGTCCACAACCCTCGGCAAGCCACAGGAATGATCAACATCCTTGAAGCATGCCACTCAACAAAACTCCCCCCTCTACGTGTGTTTGCACTTCAGCTTGTTGAACTAACTGGACACACCGCTTCCCTTTTTGTTTCCCATGCCAATCAGCACAACCAACAGCAAAGCGGTGGTGAACAAGCCCTCACCAAAGCACAGCAAGACTTGGAGAGCatcacaaatatttttcaaacatacGCAGCAATAAATGAGAACAGTAAAGTGGAGACCATTGCAGCTGCATCCTCCTATTCAACCATTCACGAGGACATATACAACTTGTCACAGGAGAAACAAGCCAACCTGATTCTCCTTCCTTACCACAAGCAATCAAACATAGAGGGCATTCTAGAGACAGCCAACACTGCATTCCAAGAAATAAACCGCAATGTGATGAGAGATGCACCATGCACTGTGGGAATCTTTGTTGACCGTGGACTTGCCTCATTGTTCAAAGTGAACTTGCGTGTGGTTATGGTTTTTATCGGTGGTCCTGATGATCGTGAAGCCTTGGCTGTTGCATGGAGGATGTCAAAGCATCAAGGGGTGCAACTTTCTGTGGTGAGGATCCTTATGTTTGGTGAAGCTGCTGAGATTGATGTTATATCACACGTTGAGAATCATGGACTATTATCTGTGGTAGTAGACAGTGAGAAGCAAAGGGAGTTGGATGATGAGTATGTGAGTGCATTCAGACTGCAAGCAGTGAGCAATGAGGATTCTATAAAGTATTCAGAAAAAGAAGTTCGAAGTCGTGATGATATTCCTGAGGTGCTCCATGAGGTTGACCAAATTGGTTATGATTTGTATATTTTAGGAGAAGGGGGAGGTAGGAACTGTTTGATATTGACGGAGTTGATGAAATGGACAGATTGTCCGGAACTTGGTGTCATAGGGGACATTGTGGCATCCAATAACTTTGGTTCAAGCTCTTCACTGCTTATTATACAGCAATATGGGTTTGGGGGAATGGTGTTTGAGAACGGTAATACCACACAGAAGCCTAATGAAGTAGTACCATCAAACATTGAAGATGGGCCAGTTTTTGTGGAGGTAGAATGGCATCAATAA